Sequence from the Rhodohalobacter sp. SW132 genome:
CCTGTCCTAAAAAGCAAATAAAGCAGTCAGACATTAAGGTATTTACTCAGTCGAAAGAACAATGAAGTGAACTTAGTGATTGCCATGGATTGTACCTATAGAAATAAAGAATCTTGTCGATAAAAACTTATCGTAAAGTGCATAGGTAGCATTGTTAATTAATGGGGGCTTTGCAAAACCCGAAAAACTGGAGGTTCTGCAAAGCCCCTTTAAATTTTAGAAATAAGTAATAATTAAACTGCATGAACCCAATCTATTTTATACCATTCATTTTCATCGGAGCCTGGGCATTATATTCAATTGTGGTTATCTCTAAAGCAAGGGATAACTTCCAAAGAATAAATCCTATAATATTTGATCATATTCCATCCGTATTTACCACTTTAGGAGTTTTTGGTACCTTTTTAGGCATTGCAATTGGGCTACACAATTTTGACGTTAACAATATCGATGCTAGCATTCCAGCTTTATTAGACGGCCTATTTGTAGCTTTTTGGTCATCAATTCTCGGTATTGCATTATCCTTTACTTCACAAACTTTTTTTATTCAACCAATTCAAAACAGAGCTTTTGGGGATGGAGATGAGCCAGTAACAGAGGAGCAGATTCTTAAATCTATCGCCACTTCATTGGATGATATAAAAAAAGCTATTTCGAGTGACAGTGATGGAAGTTTGACAACCCATTTGGTGAAGCTGAGAACTCAATTAACTGATCAACTTGAACCTCTCAATTCTAATATGTCGAAGTTGACTCATTCAGTGGGAGGTGAAGGAGAGACAAGCTTGCTAACACAAATACAAAATCTCAGGCTGGAAAGTAAAGAAAAACAAGATTCAATTGTAAAGATTCAGAATGACCAATTGGACTTTATGAAGGCAAACTCAAAGTTGGTAGAGGAAAAGTTTGACGAGTTTACAGAATTATTGAAGAAATCTAATACAGAGGCTTTGGTCGAGGTCATAGAAAAAGTTATTGGCGGTTTTAATGAAAAATTAAATGAACTCATTGAGAAGTTGGTAAAAGAGAATTTTGAGGAGTTAAATAGAAGCGTTGAAAATTTAAACAAATGGCAACAATCGAATAAAGAACAGATTGAATTATTAATTGAGCAATACAAGAGCCTTACTGATCAACTTACGCTATCAGCTGATACGTTAAATAGTGTTTCTAAATCTACAGAGTCACTGGTAAAAGAGGATGGAAAGCTTGTGTCTCTAATTGATGAGTTGAACACTATTACAAAAGATGGTGACAACATATTAATTAAAACCATGGAGCAGCTTGATGGGACTTCAAATGATTTTAAAGAGACTGCCGGGGAATTGAAAAAATGGTTTGAATTACACACTGAGTTTTCTGCTAAAATCGAAAATCTTGTAGACAAACTGAAAGAGCTTGAAGAACTCCGGGACAAATCGGAAGGATTCTTTGATGACGTAAAGGAAGAATTTGAAGAAGCAGCAAGTATTCTGAAGCAATCTAACTCTAACACTAAAGAACAAGTTGATGATATGCGACAAGCTTTTACGGATGGTATGGATAAAAGCTTTGTTGCATTGGACAGTATTCTAAAGAATATGGTCCTCGAATATGCTGAAAGAATGAATAAACTGAATGGAAATAATTAATTCGCGAAGCATGAAAATATTTCCAACTAAAAAAGAAAACTACTGGATTTCATTATCGGATATTATGACCGTGCTAATGGTGATTTTTTTGTTTATTGCCATCACCTATATGCGGCAAGTAAGGTCAGAGCAGGAAGATCGCGATAGAATCTTAATAGAGTATCAGGAAACAAATATAGCGCTATATGAAATTCTCTTAGATGAATTTGAAGACGACTTTTCTGAGAATAGATGGCATGCAGAATTGGGTGAAGATCTGTCCATTCGGTTCTTGAATGAAGAAGTGCTGTTTGATTACAACAGCGTTAATTTAAAAACTGAGTTCCAAAATATATTGTCACAATTCTTCCCGAGATATATTAATATACTTTTGGATGAACGCTTCAGAGATAAAATTGCGGAGGTTAGAATTGAAGGCCATACTGACTCGGTAGGTCCGTATATGTATAACGTAGAGCTATCACAAAACAGAACAGCAAATGTTCTAAATTTTCTCTTTTATCGTAATAACTCTGAATACGCAATTTTGCCTGCAGAAGATCAGAAGTTGATGCGTTACTGGTTTACTACCACAGGATATTCTT
This genomic interval carries:
- a CDS encoding OmpA family protein, which produces MKIFPTKKENYWISLSDIMTVLMVIFLFIAITYMRQVRSEQEDRDRILIEYQETNIALYEILLDEFEDDFSENRWHAELGEDLSIRFLNEEVLFDYNSVNLKTEFQNILSQFFPRYINILLDERFRDKIAEVRIEGHTDSVGPYMYNVELSQNRTANVLNFLFYRNNSEYAILPAEDQKLMRYWFTTTGYSFGRTLDSAGEYSFYSNQPEDADRSRRVEFRIVTKSEEVVNQMLRLLND